In one window of Paraflavitalea soli DNA:
- a CDS encoding response regulator transcription factor translates to MAVKILLYDDNEALRQSMETLLGEEPDLEFIAGIPNAETVETDVRELKPEVVLMDIDMPGVNGVEAVRRIRRIDAQLPIIMLTVFDDNENIFRAICAGASGYILKRYASIEVPSAIRNVLTGGAPMTGSVARKVLLMIPPAHNSDQEKTDLSEKEISILQLLVQGFSYKMIAAQLKISHDTVRFYIKKIYDKLHVHSATEAVSKAIKDGLV, encoded by the coding sequence ATGGCGGTAAAGATCCTATTATACGACGACAATGAAGCACTGCGGCAAAGCATGGAAACCTTGTTGGGAGAAGAGCCTGACCTGGAATTCATAGCGGGCATCCCCAATGCGGAAACGGTGGAAACGGATGTCCGGGAACTGAAACCTGAGGTAGTGCTGATGGACATCGACATGCCGGGGGTGAATGGGGTGGAAGCGGTGCGGCGGATCCGCCGGATCGATGCACAGCTTCCGATCATTATGCTGACTGTTTTTGATGACAACGAAAACATCTTCCGCGCCATTTGTGCGGGGGCCAGTGGTTATATCTTAAAGCGCTATGCTTCTATAGAAGTTCCTTCAGCTATCCGTAATGTACTGACAGGTGGTGCGCCTATGACTGGTTCGGTGGCGCGTAAGGTATTGCTGATGATACCGCCCGCGCACAACAGTGACCAGGAGAAAACGGACCTTTCGGAAAAAGAGATCAGCATACTTCAATTACTGGTGCAGGGGTTCAGTTATAAAATGATCGCCGCCCAACTCAAGATCAGTCACGATACGGTTCGCTTCTATATAAAGAAGATCTACGACAAGCTGCACGTACATTCAGCTACAGAAGCGGTTTCGAAAGCCATTAAGGATGGCCTGGTCTGA
- a CDS encoding RNA polymerase sigma factor — MEPLRNAPPLFEVLTQKAANGDNRAFQQLYDLIAGRMYSLCLRYAGNSNDANDCFQEGFVKLYRHLSGFRGEGSFEGWARRIFVGTCIDFIKKKKAVFTVISDDMDIAADGLNGYDKLTNDDLMKTISAMPDGYRTVINLYLVEGYNHKEIGELLNISEEGSRSQLFRARVYLQKQFKEAHGEQI, encoded by the coding sequence ATGGAACCTCTACGCAACGCCCCTCCTCTTTTTGAGGTCTTGACTCAAAAGGCTGCTAATGGTGATAACAGGGCCTTTCAACAACTCTATGACCTTATAGCAGGCAGGATGTATAGCTTATGTCTGCGCTATGCCGGAAATTCCAATGATGCCAACGACTGTTTCCAGGAGGGTTTTGTAAAACTTTACAGGCACCTTTCCGGTTTCAGGGGTGAGGGTTCCTTCGAGGGGTGGGCACGCAGGATCTTTGTGGGAACCTGTATTGATTTCATCAAGAAAAAGAAGGCCGTTTTTACAGTGATCAGCGATGATATGGACATTGCAGCTGATGGATTGAATGGGTACGATAAGCTGACCAATGATGACCTGATGAAGACCATCAGCGCTATGCCCGATGGCTACCGTACCGTTATCAACCTATACCTGGTAGAAGGGTATAACCATAAAGAAATAGGTGAACTGCTGAATATTTCGGAAGAAGGCAGCCGGTCACAGTTGTTCAGGGCAAGGGTGTACCTCCAAAAACAATTTAAAGAAGCCCATGGCGAACAGATCTGA
- a CDS encoding sigma-70 family RNA polymerase sigma factor, with translation MSTKLSGMDHADFEDELTLLEGLKNKNIKAFAALYKEYSEDLLLFAYTLTGDPALCHEVVDGLFIELWEKGDFTQITPPIHHFLYSELRIKCKK, from the coding sequence ATGAGTACGAAACTGAGTGGTATGGACCACGCTGATTTTGAAGATGAATTGACGCTGCTGGAAGGACTGAAGAATAAAAATATTAAAGCTTTCGCTGCCCTCTACAAAGAATACTCGGAAGACCTGTTGTTATTTGCTTACACGTTAACGGGCGATCCTGCCCTTTGCCACGAGGTGGTAGACGGTCTATTTATTGAGTTATGGGAAAAAGGGGATTTTACGCAAATAACGCCTCCCATCCATCATTTCCTGTATTCGGAATTGCGGATCAAATGCAAAAAGTAA
- a CDS encoding LptF/LptG family permease, producing the protein MIKKLDLLVLKAFIGPFIATFFLTLFVLILQFFWLWIDDFVGKGIDGLTILRLIIYLSATLVPLALPLAVLLSSIMTFGNLGETFELVAIKSAGIGLLRFMRSLLVTTILLAGLAFYFNNNVIPIANLKMKTLQYDLVNKKPAFDLKEGTFYNMIPGYSIKVAKKVNDSILNDIIIYESSPNVQDNMIAAKRGIMRMSDDKHSLEFTLQNGWRYEEEGERNSTNSRFYRLGFKEYKKVLDLSSLTTLNFTSDSVYKDRAEMLSIGQLNKSIDSLRRTLNQFHQRHKAELKSYLPFMQYIDSGWTKVAIPDVKKDTILKKDTLVKKDTVAKKDAVVKKDTGVKKDSATIRERLLKRNALIKKMAAARKDTAARQDTVAKKDTTVQKDTAVKKDAPVKKLTAAQQDSVAKRNAAAQADMAFRKMLPDSARSSVLDQSISFANSIKSTMEGASAEYENRRKELRVHLMTWHEKFTMSIAVLVLFLIGAPLGSIVRKGGIGTPVVFAVAFFVIFFLLNNFGRKFVKEDVLQPFAGMWLATIVLLPIGFFLIYKALHDSQLFNKEFYSRIIRMFRKKNSRKATDKLTSEQVEVTEEEVIAAMKDETEKH; encoded by the coding sequence GTGATCAAAAAACTGGATTTATTGGTATTGAAGGCCTTTATAGGCCCCTTCATTGCCACCTTTTTCCTCACGCTGTTTGTATTGATACTACAGTTCTTCTGGCTGTGGATCGATGATTTTGTGGGTAAGGGTATCGATGGGCTCACCATCCTGCGCCTGATCATTTACCTGAGTGCTACGCTGGTGCCGCTGGCACTGCCGCTGGCGGTATTACTTTCCTCTATCATGACCTTTGGCAACCTGGGTGAAACATTTGAACTGGTAGCCATTAAATCGGCCGGCATTGGCCTGTTGCGCTTTATGCGCTCCCTGCTGGTGACCACCATCCTCCTGGCGGGACTGGCTTTCTACTTCAACAACAACGTGATACCGATAGCCAACCTGAAGATGAAAACACTTCAGTATGACCTGGTGAATAAAAAGCCGGCCTTCGACCTGAAGGAAGGTACTTTCTACAACATGATCCCGGGGTATTCGATCAAGGTGGCCAAAAAGGTCAACGATTCGATCCTGAATGATATCATTATTTATGAAAGCAGCCCGAATGTGCAGGACAATATGATCGCCGCCAAACGGGGCATCATGCGCATGTCGGACGATAAACACTCGCTGGAGTTTACCCTGCAGAATGGCTGGCGCTATGAGGAAGAAGGAGAAAGGAATAGCACCAATAGCCGGTTTTACCGGCTGGGCTTTAAGGAATACAAGAAGGTGCTTGATCTCAGTTCACTAACGACGCTGAACTTTACTTCAGACAGTGTGTACAAAGACCGGGCAGAGATGCTGAGTATCGGGCAACTGAATAAGTCGATCGATTCCCTGCGCAGGACACTGAATCAGTTTCACCAGCGGCATAAGGCGGAATTAAAGTCTTACCTGCCTTTCATGCAATACATAGATAGCGGCTGGACGAAGGTTGCTATACCTGATGTGAAAAAAGATACGATTCTCAAAAAGGATACGCTGGTAAAAAAGGATACGGTAGCGAAGAAGGATGCCGTGGTGAAAAAGGACACAGGGGTAAAAAAGGATTCGGCGACGATCAGGGAACGGTTGTTGAAAAGGAATGCGCTTATAAAAAAGATGGCGGCGGCAAGAAAGGATACGGCTGCCAGGCAGGATACGGTGGCGAAAAAGGATACGACGGTACAGAAAGATACAGCAGTGAAAAAGGACGCACCCGTGAAAAAGCTTACGGCAGCCCAACAGGATTCGGTAGCTAAAAGGAATGCAGCAGCGCAGGCAGATATGGCTTTCCGGAAAATGCTGCCAGACAGCGCCCGCTCAAGTGTACTGGACCAAAGTATTTCCTTTGCCAATTCGATTAAGTCTACGATGGAAGGCGCTTCTGCTGAATATGAGAACAGGCGTAAAGAACTACGGGTGCACCTGATGACCTGGCACGAAAAGTTTACGATGTCGATCGCTGTACTGGTATTGTTCCTGATAGGGGCTCCGCTGGGTTCTATTGTGCGCAAAGGAGGTATCGGTACGCCTGTTGTATTTGCGGTGGCCTTTTTCGTGATCTTCTTCCTGCTGAATAACTTCGGAAGGAAGTTTGTGAAGGAGGATGTACTGCAACCCTTTGCGGGGATGTGGCTGGCTACGATCGTGCTGCTGCCTATTGGCTTTTTCCTGATCTATAAAGCACTACACGACTCCCAGTTGTTTAACAAGGAATTCTATTCCCGCATCATACGGATGTTCCGCAAAAAGAATAGTCGCAAAGCTACAGACAAACTAACCTCTGAACAGGTAGAAGTGACAGAAGAAGAAGTAATAGCTGCGATGAAAGACGAGACGGAGAAGCATTAA